In Sorangium aterium, the genomic stretch CCGTGGAGGGCCTCGAGGTCGCGATCCCGAAGCTGGACCCTTCCGTCGTGCCGGTCATCACCTGCGGCGTGCTGCTCGCCGTGTTCCTCGTGCAGAAGCGCGGCACGGCCGGGGTCGGGTCGATCTTCGGGCCTGTGACGCTCGTGTGGTTTGTCACGCTCGTGCTGCTCGGGGCCAAGGAGATCATCGGCAGCCCCGGAGTGCTCCGGGCCGTCTCACCGACCTACGCGGTGAGCTTCTTTGTCGAGAATCAACTGCATGGCTTCCTGATCCTCGGCGCGGTCGTCCTCTGCATCACGGGCGGCGAGGCGCTGTACGCCGACATGGGGCATTTCGGCCGCGTGCCGATCAAGTACACCTGGTACACGATCGTCTGGCCCGGGCTGCTCATCAATTATTTCGGCCAGGGCGCCAAGCTCCTCGCGGACCCCACCGCGGCGGCGAACCCGTTCTATGCGCTGGTCCCGTCGTGGGCGCTCTATCCCACGGTGGCGATCGCCACCGCGGCGACGGTCGTCGCGTCCCAGGCGCTCATCTCCGGGGCCTTCTCGCTGACCCAGCAGGCGGTGCAGCTCGGGTATTTCCCGCGCGTCACGGTGGTCCACACGTCGAAGGACGAGGCGGGGCAGATCTACATCCCCGAGGTGAACAGCGGGCTCCTGATCTCGTGCATCGTGCTGGTTCTCACGTTCAAGAACTCGAGCGCGCTCGCGGCTGCCTACGGCATCGCCGTCACGGGGACGATGGGGATCACCACGGTGGTCTATTACGTGGTCACCCGGAAGACGTGGGGTTGGCCGGTCTGGAAATCGCTCCCGCTCGCCGGGCTCTTCCTGGTGATCGATCTCGCGTTCTTCGCGGCGAACAGCGCCAAGTTCTTCCACGGGGGCTGGGTGCCCATCGTGATGGGCGCGGCGATCTTCACGGTGATGACGACCTGGAAGACGGGGCGCAAGCACCTCGCAGCGGCGATCAAGTCGGCGATCTTGCCGCTCGACATGTTCCTCGAGGACGTGAAGCGCGTGAAGCCGCACCGGGTGCGCGGGACGGCGGTCTTCATGGCGTCGAGCCCGGAGGGCACGCCGCCGATCCTGCTGCACCACGTGAAGCACAACCAGGTGCTGCACGAGCAGGTGGTGCTCCTCTCGATCCAGG encodes the following:
- a CDS encoding potassium transporter Kup codes for the protein MTMSPRPVPAAERPAPSPMAERAHMGSSKKMWPLMLAALGVVYGDIGTSPLYAMKECFSRSSPHHVAPTPENVLGVLSLMFWSLMMVVTIKYVTFITRADNEGAGGILALLALVPSGDRKGDGRGLLVLLVLFGAALLYGDGVITPAISVLSAVEGLEVAIPKLDPSVVPVITCGVLLAVFLVQKRGTAGVGSIFGPVTLVWFVTLVLLGAKEIIGSPGVLRAVSPTYAVSFFVENQLHGFLILGAVVLCITGGEALYADMGHFGRVPIKYTWYTIVWPGLLINYFGQGAKLLADPTAAANPFYALVPSWALYPTVAIATAATVVASQALISGAFSLTQQAVQLGYFPRVTVVHTSKDEAGQIYIPEVNSGLLISCIVLVLTFKNSSALAAAYGIAVTGTMGITTVVYYVVTRKTWGWPVWKSLPLAGLFLVIDLAFFAANSAKFFHGGWVPIVMGAAIFTVMTTWKTGRKHLAAAIKSAILPLDMFLEDVKRVKPHRVRGTAVFMASSPEGTPPILLHHVKHNQVLHEQVVLLSIQVTNVPEVPAERRTTVIPRGEGIYQVTACYGFMQTPNAPSVLEGCKRHGLDIDLGRTSYYLGRETLLTTGRSKMSRWRKGLFAFISRNARPATAYFGLPPNRVVELGMQVDF